One Azoarcus sp. DN11 DNA segment encodes these proteins:
- a CDS encoding MMPL family transporter, producing the protein MKNSTFGKVDAAFAFLIRFRSLVVAAVALVTLAMGWQASHIEVKTVFSDLLPRNHPYVEVNQRFSKTFGGSNMVSIMLEVEQGDIFNPVVLGRLQKLTVDLQQVEGVDTYQIVSLASKKIKEVRASTEGVESRPLMWPDLPQGAAELAALKAAVLNNPLVYGPYVSTDLKATLVTVDFSDGNMDYTRAFNQLMKLVDEARGDGVEARIVGEPVLYGWVNHYLHETLTIFFAAVGALVVLLCLITRTWHGTALPLLAGLVSATWALGAARLMGFHLDPLVVVVAFLITAQAISNSVQLIARFDDETRQGTPSAAAAARASARNLFKPSMLAIVADAGCVLVVALTPIPLLQKISFIGTVWVLTIAISALILTPVMLSWVGTRRRFIHPLNIDPLLMRILGLCSAIVTTRWRYAVLVAAVGVFAVSGLYAFKLKVGDANPGSPILWPDSSYNRDAAEINRQFQGSDRMFVVVAGKEAGALREPEVLSSMMRFQKYMEAQPEVGGSISLADVLPQVNRVLREGNPMYQELGKTADENAELMYMFVSGSDPGDMDRYADADAKNGAVTLFFRDHQGETIRTAVARVRDYVEHNAVKGADYLLAGGLVGVLAAVNEVILAGQIEAIALALLVLVVCCTVTYRSTVAGVFFMIPVLLSNTITFSYMAWQGIGMNINTLPVVALGIGLGVDYTFYIVDGIRENLHRSHNVERAIVQALTGPGKGVLITAMTLITSVVLWHFSSLRLQADMGVLIALWLFISAFSALFIMPALVYVFRPEFIVGSKRHPIEQAEPVLVG; encoded by the coding sequence ATGAAGAACTCGACTTTCGGCAAGGTCGACGCGGCCTTCGCCTTCCTCATCCGCTTCCGCTCGCTGGTGGTTGCTGCGGTCGCCCTCGTGACGCTGGCGATGGGCTGGCAGGCGAGCCACATCGAAGTGAAGACGGTCTTCAGCGATCTCTTGCCGCGCAATCATCCCTACGTGGAGGTGAACCAGCGCTTCAGCAAGACCTTCGGCGGCTCGAACATGGTCAGCATCATGCTCGAGGTGGAGCAGGGCGACATTTTCAACCCGGTCGTGCTGGGCAGGCTGCAGAAGCTCACCGTCGACCTGCAGCAGGTCGAGGGCGTCGATACCTACCAGATCGTTTCCCTCGCGTCGAAGAAGATCAAGGAGGTGCGCGCTTCCACCGAAGGGGTCGAGTCACGGCCGCTGATGTGGCCGGACCTGCCGCAAGGAGCGGCCGAGCTGGCCGCGCTGAAGGCCGCCGTGCTTAATAACCCGCTGGTGTACGGCCCTTACGTGTCGACCGACCTGAAGGCGACGCTCGTTACGGTCGACTTCAGCGACGGCAACATGGACTACACGCGCGCCTTCAATCAGCTCATGAAACTGGTGGACGAAGCGCGCGGTGACGGCGTCGAAGCGCGCATCGTCGGCGAGCCGGTACTGTACGGCTGGGTGAACCACTACCTGCACGAAACGCTGACGATCTTCTTCGCCGCGGTCGGTGCGCTGGTGGTGCTGCTGTGCCTGATCACGCGCACCTGGCACGGCACCGCCCTGCCGTTGCTGGCAGGCCTCGTCAGCGCAACCTGGGCACTCGGCGCCGCGCGCCTGATGGGCTTCCACCTCGACCCGCTGGTCGTCGTCGTGGCTTTCCTGATCACCGCGCAGGCGATCTCGAACTCGGTGCAGCTCATCGCGCGTTTCGACGACGAGACGCGCCAGGGTACGCCCAGCGCGGCCGCTGCGGCACGGGCGAGCGCGCGCAACCTGTTCAAACCCAGCATGCTCGCGATCGTCGCGGATGCCGGCTGCGTGCTGGTTGTGGCGCTGACGCCGATCCCTCTGCTGCAGAAGATTTCCTTCATCGGCACAGTGTGGGTGCTCACGATCGCGATCAGCGCGCTGATCCTCACTCCGGTGATGTTGTCATGGGTCGGCACGCGCCGGCGCTTCATCCATCCGTTGAACATCGACCCGCTGCTGATGCGCATCCTTGGGTTGTGCTCGGCCATCGTCACGACGCGCTGGCGCTACGCGGTGCTGGTCGCAGCGGTGGGAGTGTTTGCCGTGTCGGGCCTGTACGCGTTCAAGCTGAAGGTGGGGGACGCCAATCCCGGTTCGCCGATTCTGTGGCCGGATTCGAGCTACAACCGCGACGCGGCCGAAATCAACCGCCAGTTCCAGGGCTCGGACCGCATGTTCGTCGTCGTCGCGGGCAAGGAGGCGGGAGCGCTGCGCGAACCGGAAGTGCTCTCCAGCATGATGCGCTTCCAGAAGTACATGGAGGCCCAGCCGGAGGTCGGCGGCAGCATCTCGCTCGCCGATGTGCTGCCGCAGGTGAACCGCGTGCTGCGCGAAGGCAATCCGATGTACCAGGAACTTGGCAAGACCGCGGACGAGAATGCCGAGCTGATGTACATGTTCGTGTCCGGTTCCGATCCGGGCGACATGGACCGCTACGCCGATGCCGACGCGAAGAACGGCGCGGTGACGCTGTTCTTCCGCGACCACCAGGGCGAGACAATCCGCACCGCGGTGGCGCGGGTGCGCGATTACGTCGAGCATAACGCGGTGAAGGGCGCGGACTACCTGCTCGCCGGCGGTCTCGTCGGCGTGCTGGCGGCGGTGAACGAAGTGATCCTCGCCGGCCAGATCGAGGCCATCGCGCTCGCGCTGCTGGTGCTGGTCGTGTGCTGCACGGTCACCTACCGCTCCACGGTCGCCGGCGTGTTCTTCATGATCCCCGTGCTGCTGTCGAACACGATCACCTTCAGCTACATGGCGTGGCAGGGCATCGGCATGAACATCAACACCCTGCCGGTGGTCGCGCTGGGGATCGGCCTGGGGGTCGATTACACCTTCTACATCGTCGATGGCATCCGCGAGAACCTGCACCGCTCGCACAACGTCGAGCGTGCCATCGTCCAGGCCCTGACGGGGCCGGGCAAGGGTGTGCTGATCACCGCGATGACGCTCATCACCAGCGTCGTGCTGTGGCACTTCTCGTCGCTGCGCCTGCAGGCCGACATGGGCGTGCTGATCGCGCTGTGGCTGTTCATCTCGGCCTTCAGCGCGCTCTTCATCATGCCGGCCCTCGTCTATGTCTTCCGCCCGGAATTCATCGTCGGCAGCAAGCGCCATCCCATCGAGCAGGCCGAACCCGTGCTGGTCGGCTGA
- a CDS encoding YCF48-related protein — protein MLRRLRKYGGGARGAVTLMTSSAPLVIVGGLLYAGLFVKAEAVVQKVEPPAIERRDSFYAVAVPDERVVWAAGSGGKIVRSEDGGRSWTRQVSGTDVNLQGIAAWDDQAAVAVGNDGVIVVTNDAGATWTRAGIPASSNPNKLFRVRIANGAAWAVGEFGALLRSDDRGVTWARVLPEKDRAWNDIAFVGDAGWVVGEFGALMRSSDGGATWSHVEMPNKVSLMSVAFRDERNGVAVGLAGTLLVTADGGESWRQVPALTREHFYSVVWDEVRWLAVGDKGVMASAEADAAQWQLGRVAEGDVSWRTQVARAGSRYFLAGSNLAVLDDGALSVAGHQRM, from the coding sequence ATGCTGCGTCGATTGAGGAAATATGGAGGCGGCGCCCGCGGCGCGGTCACGTTGATGACGTCGTCCGCGCCGCTGGTGATCGTCGGCGGGCTGCTGTATGCCGGTTTGTTCGTCAAGGCCGAAGCGGTGGTGCAGAAGGTCGAGCCGCCGGCGATCGAGCGGCGCGACAGCTTCTATGCGGTTGCTGTCCCTGACGAGCGCGTGGTGTGGGCGGCCGGCTCCGGCGGCAAGATCGTGCGCAGTGAAGACGGCGGCCGCTCCTGGACGCGCCAAGTCTCGGGCACGGACGTCAATCTGCAGGGGATCGCGGCTTGGGACGACCAGGCGGCGGTCGCGGTCGGCAACGATGGCGTGATCGTCGTCACGAACGATGCAGGCGCAACCTGGACGCGGGCCGGGATTCCCGCGAGCAGCAATCCGAACAAGCTCTTTCGCGTGCGCATCGCCAATGGTGCGGCGTGGGCGGTGGGGGAATTCGGTGCGTTGCTGCGCTCGGACGACCGCGGCGTGACTTGGGCGCGCGTGCTGCCCGAAAAGGATCGCGCGTGGAATGACATCGCCTTCGTCGGCGACGCCGGCTGGGTGGTCGGTGAGTTCGGTGCGCTGATGAGGAGCAGCGACGGCGGGGCGACGTGGTCTCACGTCGAGATGCCGAACAAGGTCAGTCTGATGAGCGTGGCCTTCCGCGACGAGCGCAACGGCGTCGCCGTCGGACTCGCCGGCACGCTGCTCGTGACTGCCGACGGGGGCGAGAGCTGGCGGCAGGTGCCGGCGCTGACGCGTGAGCACTTCTACAGCGTGGTGTGGGATGAGGTGCGCTGGCTGGCGGTGGGCGACAAGGGCGTGATGGCGAGCGCCGAAGCGGACGCCGCGCAGTGGCAGCTCGGGCGCGTGGCCGAAGGCGACGTGTCATGGCGCACGCAGGTCGCCCGTGCCGGATCGCGCTACTTCCTTGCCGGCAGCAACCTCGCCGTGCTCGACGATGGCGCGCTGAGCGTCGCCGGTCACCAACGCATGTGA
- a CDS encoding acetone carboxylase subunit gamma: protein MTTYTNEQVAHLVEGSLDWETTFRMLSMPKDNSRFEQYLKALQAKVSFPHKIVLPLGPHLYIVQDAKTKQWVTMCDCGHDFGDYRENWKLNAAIYVRDTEEAMTEVYPKLMAPDTQWQVYREYYCPTCGTMHDVEAPTPWYPVIHDFEPDIEAFYKEWVGLPVPEKAA, encoded by the coding sequence ATGACTACCTACACCAATGAGCAGGTCGCACACCTCGTCGAGGGCTCGCTCGACTGGGAAACCACCTTCCGCATGCTGTCGATGCCCAAGGACAACAGCCGCTTCGAGCAGTACCTGAAGGCGCTGCAGGCCAAGGTCTCGTTCCCCCACAAGATCGTCCTGCCGCTGGGGCCGCATCTTTACATCGTGCAGGACGCGAAGACCAAGCAGTGGGTCACGATGTGCGACTGCGGCCACGACTTCGGCGATTACCGCGAGAACTGGAAGCTGAACGCGGCGATCTACGTGCGCGACACCGAGGAGGCGATGACCGAGGTGTATCCCAAGCTGATGGCGCCGGACACGCAGTGGCAGGTGTATCGCGAGTACTACTGCCCGACCTGCGGCACGATGCACGATGTCGAGGCGCCGACCCCGTGGTACCCGGTGATCCACGACTTCGAGCCGGACATCGAGGCGTTCTACAAGGAATGGGTGGGTCTGCCCGTCCCTGAAAAAGCGGCCTGA
- a CDS encoding hydantoinase B/oxoprolinase family protein — protein sequence MNMMTKQEIGFADLLKNGQTLKQFRDGIIERTKATGCYNGQEKLEFRDSDPIGYEKLFSKLRGGLVHARETAKKIAASPIVEQEGELCFTLYNAAGDCVLTSTGIIIHVGTMGAAIKYMIENNWEGNPGINPGDMFTTNDCAIGNVHPCDIATIVPIFWEGRLIGWVGGVTHVIDTGAVTPGSMSTGQTQRFGDGYMITCRKTGVNDEPLRDWLHESQRSVRTPKYWILDEKTRIAGCHMIRELVEDVIRADGIEAYEKFAFEVIEEGRRGLMSRIKAMTLPGKYRKVSFVDVPYKHEDVQVSNAFAKLDSIMHSPCEMTIKPDGKWRLDFEGASRWGWHTFNAHQVAFTSGIWVMMCQTLVPTQRINDGAYYATEFRLPKGTWCNPDDRRTGHAYAWHFLVSGWAALWRGLSQSYFSRGYLEEVNAGNANTSNWLQGGGINQDGEIHAVNSFEASSCGTGACAVKDGLNHAAAIWNPEGDMGDIEIWEMAEPLLYLGRNVKANSGGYGKYRGGCGFETLRMVWNAQDWTMFFMGNGFMNSDWGMMGGYPSATGYRFEAHKTGLEQRIAVGDSLPLGGDLDPSAPDYERHIDATATVKRDKQCMTTEDCYDNHDLYLNYLRGGPGFGDPIDRDPKAIENDLNQKFLLPEYAQKVYGAVFTQDAKGVFAVDPAKTQARRAEMRKERLARALPTREWMKEERERIVSKHAAVQVQHMFATSFALSEKFTNEFKAFWSLPADWQLLESELGVPSYGAKHRMDLSLLPDVTTVVQVEE from the coding sequence ATGAACATGATGACAAAACAGGAAATCGGCTTCGCCGACCTGCTGAAGAACGGCCAGACGCTGAAGCAGTTCCGCGATGGCATCATCGAGCGCACCAAGGCCACCGGCTGCTACAACGGCCAGGAAAAGCTGGAGTTCCGCGACAGCGACCCGATCGGCTACGAGAAGCTCTTCTCGAAGCTGCGTGGCGGCCTCGTGCATGCCCGCGAAACGGCGAAGAAGATCGCCGCGAGCCCGATCGTCGAGCAGGAAGGCGAGCTGTGCTTCACGCTGTACAACGCCGCGGGCGACTGCGTGCTGACCTCGACCGGCATCATCATCCACGTCGGCACGATGGGCGCGGCGATCAAGTACATGATCGAGAACAACTGGGAAGGCAACCCCGGCATCAACCCCGGTGACATGTTCACGACCAATGACTGCGCGATCGGCAACGTGCACCCGTGCGACATCGCGACCATCGTCCCGATCTTCTGGGAAGGCCGGCTGATCGGCTGGGTGGGCGGCGTGACGCACGTGATCGACACCGGCGCGGTGACGCCGGGCTCCATGTCCACCGGCCAGACCCAGCGCTTCGGCGACGGCTACATGATCACCTGCCGCAAGACCGGGGTGAATGACGAGCCGCTGCGCGACTGGCTGCACGAATCGCAGCGTTCGGTGCGCACGCCCAAGTACTGGATCCTCGACGAGAAGACGCGCATCGCCGGCTGCCACATGATCCGCGAGCTGGTCGAGGACGTGATCCGCGCCGACGGCATCGAGGCCTACGAGAAGTTCGCCTTCGAAGTCATCGAGGAGGGCCGCCGCGGCCTGATGAGCCGCATCAAGGCGATGACGCTGCCGGGCAAGTACCGCAAGGTGTCCTTCGTCGATGTGCCGTACAAGCACGAGGACGTGCAGGTGTCGAACGCCTTCGCCAAGCTCGACTCGATCATGCACTCGCCGTGCGAGATGACGATCAAGCCGGATGGCAAGTGGCGCCTCGACTTCGAGGGCGCGAGCCGCTGGGGCTGGCATACCTTCAACGCGCACCAGGTGGCCTTCACGTCGGGCATCTGGGTGATGATGTGCCAGACCCTGGTGCCCACGCAGCGCATCAACGACGGCGCCTATTACGCGACCGAGTTCCGCCTGCCCAAGGGCACGTGGTGCAACCCGGACGACCGCCGCACCGGCCACGCCTACGCCTGGCACTTCCTCGTGTCCGGCTGGGCGGCGCTGTGGCGCGGCCTCTCGCAGTCCTACTTCAGCCGCGGCTATCTGGAAGAGGTCAATGCCGGCAACGCCAACACCTCCAACTGGCTGCAGGGCGGCGGCATCAACCAGGACGGCGAGATCCACGCGGTGAATAGCTTCGAAGCTTCGAGCTGCGGCACCGGCGCGTGCGCGGTGAAGGACGGCCTGAACCACGCCGCCGCGATCTGGAACCCGGAAGGCGACATGGGCGACATCGAGATCTGGGAGATGGCCGAGCCGCTCCTGTACCTCGGGCGCAACGTCAAGGCCAACTCCGGCGGCTATGGCAAGTATCGCGGTGGCTGCGGCTTCGAGACGCTGCGCATGGTGTGGAACGCCCAGGACTGGACGATGTTCTTCATGGGCAACGGTTTCATGAACAGCGACTGGGGGATGATGGGCGGCTACCCGTCGGCGACCGGTTACCGTTTCGAGGCGCACAAGACCGGGCTTGAGCAGCGCATCGCGGTCGGCGACTCGCTGCCCCTGGGTGGCGATCTCGACCCCTCTGCCCCGGACTACGAGCGCCACATCGACGCGACCGCGACCGTCAAGCGCGACAAGCAGTGCATGACGACCGAGGACTGCTACGACAACCACGACCTGTACCTGAACTACCTGCGCGGCGGCCCCGGCTTCGGCGACCCGATCGACCGTGACCCGAAGGCGATCGAGAACGACCTGAACCAGAAGTTCCTGCTGCCGGAATACGCGCAGAAGGTCTATGGCGCGGTGTTCACGCAGGACGCGAAGGGCGTGTTCGCGGTGGATCCCGCGAAGACCCAGGCCCGCCGTGCGGAGATGCGCAAGGAGCGCCTCGCCCGTGCGCTGCCGACCCGCGAGTGGATGAAGGAGGAGCGCGAACGCATCGTCAGCAAGCACGCGGCGGTGCAGGTGCAGCACATGTTCGCGACCAGCTTCGCGCTGTCCGAGAAATTCACGAACGAGTTCAAGGCGTTCTGGAGCCTGCCGGCCGACTGGCAGCTGCTGGAGTCCGAGCTGGGCGTGCCGTCCTACGGCGCCAAGCACCGCATGGACCTGTCGCTGCTGCCCGACGTCACGACCGTCGTCCAGGTCGAAGAGTGA